The following are encoded together in the uncultured Sphaerochaeta sp. genome:
- a CDS encoding ABC transporter substrate-binding protein produces the protein MKKMLYVLLVLVLGSTMLFAGGAEEKKSEVVDPNAPITLTVWCWDPMFNIYAMEEAAKIYKDIKPNVTINVVETPWNDLQQKLITSLSANATENLPDIILMQDNAIQKNVMTYPEAYVPLNGKIDLSQFAQFKVDVGTIDGNHYGVPFDNGATGTFLRRDIVEKAGLKLSDFNDITWERFIELGKIVKQKTGVSMISTVANEPDFPMLMLQSAGTWMFNEDGSAYIKDNPVLKEALRITKEMVESGVCLLVPDWNAYIATLNNGTVASTINGCWISGSIQAEESQKGLWAVVNTPRFANISSSVNYSSQGGSGWMVMANSKHPDVAIDFLAKTFGGSVALYETILPTSGAIATWLPAAESPVYATPIEFFGGQKIYEDLVGFAGKVPNVKYGVFNYEARDAIARALSEVMQGTNIDAALGTAQKNVEFLMSE, from the coding sequence ATGAAGAAAATGTTGTATGTGCTATTGGTATTGGTCCTTGGATCAACCATGCTATTCGCCGGTGGTGCTGAAGAGAAAAAGTCTGAGGTTGTAGACCCCAATGCCCCTATTACCTTGACGGTATGGTGCTGGGATCCAATGTTCAATATCTATGCCATGGAGGAAGCGGCAAAGATTTACAAGGACATCAAGCCAAATGTTACCATCAATGTGGTTGAGACACCCTGGAATGATCTACAGCAGAAGCTGATCACCAGCCTCAGTGCCAATGCCACCGAGAATCTTCCGGACATCATCCTGATGCAGGATAACGCAATCCAGAAGAATGTGATGACCTATCCTGAAGCCTATGTACCCCTTAATGGAAAAATTGACCTTAGCCAGTTTGCCCAGTTCAAGGTTGATGTTGGAACCATAGATGGTAACCACTATGGAGTTCCCTTTGACAACGGAGCAACCGGTACATTCCTCAGAAGAGACATCGTTGAGAAAGCCGGTCTCAAGCTAAGTGATTTTAATGACATCACCTGGGAACGATTCATCGAGTTGGGCAAAATTGTCAAGCAGAAAACCGGTGTGTCTATGATCAGCACGGTGGCCAATGAGCCCGATTTCCCCATGTTGATGCTGCAAAGTGCAGGTACTTGGATGTTCAATGAGGATGGAAGCGCCTATATCAAGGACAATCCTGTTCTCAAGGAAGCACTCCGTATAACCAAAGAGATGGTTGAGAGTGGTGTTTGTCTGCTTGTGCCAGATTGGAATGCCTATATTGCAACGCTGAACAACGGAACGGTTGCCTCCACCATCAACGGCTGCTGGATCAGTGGATCCATTCAAGCCGAGGAGTCCCAGAAGGGCCTTTGGGCTGTCGTAAATACTCCCAGATTCGCCAATATCAGCAGCTCTGTGAACTACTCCAGCCAGGGTGGTTCAGGTTGGATGGTCATGGCAAACTCCAAGCATCCTGATGTTGCCATCGATTTCTTGGCAAAGACCTTTGGTGGCAGCGTTGCTCTGTATGAGACTATTTTGCCAACCAGTGGAGCAATTGCAACTTGGCTTCCCGCCGCAGAAAGCCCGGTTTATGCGACCCCCATTGAGTTCTTTGGTGGTCAGAAGATCTATGAGGACCTGGTAGGTTTTGCTGGCAAGGTTCCAAACGTCAAGTACGGTGTTTTCAACTATGAAGCCCGTGATGCCATCGCCCGTGCATTGAGCGAAGTAATGCAGGGAACGAACATTGATGCAGCTCTTGGGACTGCACAGAAGAATGTCGAATTCCTGATGAGCGAGTAG
- a CDS encoding sensor histidine kinase: protein MVESERSRRTTPFERALYGYAGFLLALGLVEFLLTYGYNSGESARPFEFYRTFFFFLAFYCLCIFLLTQSRNLLAILLLIFLSLTALWVIGYSLNDFLTIRLSLFLAFQTVLLVCCTYPISLILCPILSTTGVALLQLPRLLGENELNLALRNAEIPELWAFFSISLGAALLQVVLTQYRQLYLKAQEQITILNTTITKLTVFSQSLQSYARTAEIEAAKKERFRISREIHDISGYMFTNIIAMMDAIVSTGCRNSEKTSEMCSAARSQAQEGLTETRKALHLLRTNEQDRETGIKAIYKIKKIFEGTTGVTVDIEAGNLPASFGDEIDLVLYRVVQEGLTNALRHGHATQVRMLFWIIRDQVQVIILDNGSGAKKIVKGIGLAGMEERISKLGGTVHAENAPEGGFQLTVTIPLQKEQKHDPNSVG, encoded by the coding sequence ATGGTTGAAAGTGAGCGATCCAGAAGAACGACACCCTTTGAGCGTGCCCTGTATGGTTACGCAGGATTCCTTCTTGCCCTCGGTCTTGTAGAGTTTCTGCTTACCTATGGATACAACAGCGGAGAGAGTGCCCGCCCCTTTGAGTTCTATCGTACCTTTTTCTTTTTTCTTGCTTTCTATTGCTTGTGTATATTCCTGCTTACCCAATCGCGTAATCTTCTGGCAATTCTTCTGTTGATTTTTCTCTCCCTTACTGCCCTGTGGGTTATTGGATACTCATTAAACGATTTTCTCACCATTCGCCTCTCACTCTTCCTTGCTTTCCAGACCGTACTGCTCGTCTGTTGCACCTACCCTATCAGTCTGATTCTCTGCCCAATCCTATCAACCACAGGAGTAGCTTTGTTGCAGCTACCCAGACTGCTTGGGGAGAATGAACTGAATCTTGCTCTCAGAAATGCAGAAATCCCTGAACTCTGGGCATTCTTTTCAATATCCTTGGGCGCTGCACTCTTACAGGTTGTCCTTACCCAGTACCGTCAGCTTTATTTGAAAGCCCAAGAGCAGATTACCATCCTGAATACCACCATCACCAAGCTCACTGTCTTCAGCCAGAGCCTGCAATCATACGCAAGGACTGCGGAGATTGAGGCCGCAAAAAAGGAGCGATTTCGTATTAGTCGGGAAATCCATGACATCAGTGGGTATATGTTCACCAATATCATTGCAATGATGGATGCCATTGTCTCAACTGGATGTAGAAACAGCGAAAAAACCAGTGAGATGTGCTCAGCAGCACGTAGTCAAGCGCAAGAAGGATTAACAGAAACCAGGAAGGCTCTACATCTACTCAGGACCAATGAACAGGATCGGGAGACTGGAATCAAGGCAATCTACAAGATTAAGAAAATTTTCGAAGGGACTACAGGGGTTACCGTGGATATTGAGGCAGGGAATCTTCCTGCCTCCTTCGGTGATGAGATTGATCTGGTCTTGTATAGAGTGGTACAAGAAGGACTGACCAACGCCCTACGACATGGTCATGCGACGCAGGTCAGGATGCTCTTCTGGATTATTAGAGACCAGGTACAAGTCATCATACTGGACAATGGAAGTGGAGCAAAGAAAATTGTCAAAGGCATTGGACTTGCCGGTATGGAAGAGCGAATCAGTAAGCTCGGCGGTACAGTCCATGCAGAGAATGCACCGGAGGGAGGCTTCCAACTAACCGTTACCATCCCCCTACAAAAGGAGCAGAAGCATGATCCGAATTCTGTTGGTTGA
- a CDS encoding response regulator transcription factor, with product MIRILLVDDQPLFVQSLKMSLESYVDDFQVIGIAKNGTSAIQMALEEVPDVILMDVHLPDINGVEATREILKQNASIKVVMLSTYDEDEYVREALRIGSAGYLLKDISPTELIAAIRALQSGLVQISPKIAAKLINTMYDGTSPKIPEVSGSFEWFDTLTSREKEIFGLIATGYDNQQIADRLFLAEQTVRNNISSIYSKLEVKDRFEIIRLANTIHYH from the coding sequence ATGATCCGAATTCTGTTGGTTGATGACCAGCCACTCTTCGTCCAGAGCTTGAAGATGAGCTTGGAGAGCTATGTGGACGATTTCCAGGTAATAGGAATTGCAAAGAATGGAACCAGTGCCATTCAGATGGCCTTGGAGGAAGTACCTGATGTCATCCTAATGGATGTCCATCTTCCTGATATAAACGGAGTGGAAGCCACCCGGGAAATCCTCAAGCAAAACGCTTCTATTAAGGTGGTCATGCTCTCCACCTATGATGAGGATGAGTATGTGAGGGAAGCACTGCGAATTGGATCAGCGGGGTATCTCCTGAAGGATATCTCCCCTACTGAATTGATTGCTGCCATCAGGGCGTTGCAATCAGGGCTGGTACAGATTTCCCCAAAAATCGCAGCAAAATTGATCAATACCATGTACGATGGAACCAGCCCGAAAATTCCTGAGGTATCCGGCAGTTTTGAATGGTTCGATACCCTTACATCACGCGAAAAAGAAATCTTCGGCCTCATCGCCACCGGCTATGACAACCAACAAATAGCAGACCGACTTTTTCTTGCGGAGCAGACGGTACGTAACAATATCAGCTCCATATATTCAAAATTGGAGGTGAAAGATCGCTTTGAGATCATACGCCTAGCCAATACCATTCACTATCACTAG
- the ablA gene encoding lysine 2,3-aminomutase, whose translation MQFTDSEQQIVDRFDTDVSRERWRDWKWQLKHCIKDVATFEKLLDYTFPEAKRKDIEATIAKFPMAITPYYLSLIDTDNVENDPIFKQSFPDVRELDIADYDMEDPLHEDADSPVTGITHRYPDRVLFLISNTCAMYCRHCTRKRKVGDVDSIPDRQQIKAGLDYIRNAPQVRDVLLSGGDPLMLSDEYLEWILSELRAIEHVEIIRIGTRIPVVLPYRVNEKLVNMLKKYHPLWINTQFNHPRELTKSSRKAVEMLADAGIPMGNQSVLLNDVNDCPRIMKKLVQKLTYSRVRPYYLYQCDLSEGLTHFRTSVGKGIEIMESLRGHTSGFCVPTYVIDAPGGGGKIPIMPNYILSWSTNKVILRNFEGVITTYREPDSYTSVMCDRNCEKCNLELKLDDSDEFKAYGIEKLLADYDDSYSLTPEGHVSVSEAYAEANGEEER comes from the coding sequence ATGCAATTTACCGATTCAGAACAGCAGATAGTAGACCGTTTCGATACCGATGTCAGCAGAGAGCGCTGGCGTGACTGGAAATGGCAGCTCAAGCATTGTATCAAGGATGTTGCAACGTTTGAGAAACTGCTTGACTACACGTTCCCGGAAGCAAAACGGAAGGACATTGAGGCAACTATTGCAAAGTTTCCCATGGCCATCACACCCTACTACCTGTCGCTCATCGATACCGACAATGTAGAAAATGATCCCATTTTCAAGCAGTCGTTCCCCGATGTACGTGAGTTGGATATTGCAGACTATGATATGGAAGATCCCTTGCACGAGGATGCAGACAGCCCTGTTACCGGTATAACGCACCGTTATCCAGACCGTGTGCTCTTCTTGATCAGCAATACCTGTGCAATGTATTGCCGTCATTGCACCAGGAAGCGCAAGGTTGGCGATGTGGACAGCATACCAGACCGCCAGCAGATAAAGGCTGGACTTGATTACATCAGGAACGCGCCACAGGTTCGCGATGTCCTTCTTAGTGGCGGAGATCCATTGATGCTCTCCGATGAGTACCTCGAGTGGATTCTCTCAGAGTTGAGAGCGATTGAACATGTTGAGATCATCAGAATCGGGACCAGGATTCCTGTGGTACTCCCCTACCGAGTAAATGAGAAATTGGTGAATATGCTGAAGAAGTACCACCCCCTTTGGATAAACACCCAGTTCAACCACCCGCGTGAACTTACCAAATCCTCGCGTAAGGCTGTGGAAATGCTCGCTGATGCTGGAATTCCCATGGGCAACCAGTCAGTTCTGCTTAATGACGTGAACGACTGCCCCAGAATCATGAAAAAACTTGTCCAGAAACTGACCTATAGCAGGGTAAGACCCTACTACCTTTACCAGTGTGACCTCTCTGAGGGACTCACCCATTTCAGAACCTCAGTCGGCAAGGGTATCGAGATCATGGAGAGCCTCAGGGGCCATACCAGTGGTTTCTGTGTACCAACGTATGTAATCGATGCACCGGGTGGTGGTGGAAAGATTCCCATCATGCCCAATTACATCCTCTCTTGGTCCACGAACAAGGTAATTCTCCGTAACTTCGAGGGGGTCATCACCACCTACCGGGAGCCGGACAGCTACACATCTGTGATGTGCGACCGTAATTGTGAGAAATGCAACCTTGAGTTGAAACTGGACGACAGCGATGAGTTCAAGGCGTACGGCATTGAGAAGCTTCTGGCAGACTATGATGACAGTTATTCCTTGACGCCTGAGGGGCATGTATCGGTAAGCGAGGCATACGCTGAAGCCAACGGTGAAGAGGAGCGCTAG
- the ablB gene encoding putative beta-lysine N-acetyltransferase codes for MGNINDALLHLDGALVQHGKSNDRIYLMDPGSADVSLLVPKLVKLAEENGYGKIFTKIPRSISAPFLEAGFLIEATAEKLFHGEEEGLFLGKFLDEKRHEEVLSSEYEKVRELAFSANRRKPSKKYSVRLCSKQDANSMATIYGKVFDSYPFAIDDPSFIMKTMDEGTVYAGIEEDGNLVALASGECNFKEDKRFSEMTDFATLPNKRGNGYALHLLAFLEDELRKRGILTAYTIARAVSPGMNITFSKAGYTYGGRLHNNTNIAGNIESMNVWYKSLV; via the coding sequence ATGGGTAATATAAACGACGCCCTGTTGCATCTGGATGGCGCGCTTGTCCAGCATGGCAAAAGCAATGACCGGATTTACTTGATGGATCCGGGCTCTGCTGATGTTTCGCTCCTGGTTCCCAAATTGGTGAAATTGGCAGAAGAAAACGGTTACGGGAAAATCTTCACCAAGATTCCCCGCTCTATCTCTGCGCCATTCCTGGAAGCTGGATTCCTGATCGAGGCAACGGCAGAAAAGCTCTTTCACGGTGAGGAAGAGGGGCTCTTCCTGGGAAAGTTTCTCGATGAGAAACGACATGAAGAGGTCCTTTCATCTGAGTATGAAAAAGTTCGTGAATTAGCCTTTTCAGCAAATCGTAGAAAACCCAGTAAAAAGTATTCTGTTCGCCTATGCTCGAAACAAGATGCTAATTCGATGGCTACAATCTATGGCAAGGTCTTTGACTCCTACCCCTTTGCAATTGATGACCCATCGTTCATCATGAAAACCATGGATGAGGGTACTGTGTACGCTGGTATTGAGGAGGATGGCAATCTTGTTGCGCTGGCTTCAGGAGAGTGCAACTTCAAGGAAGATAAACGATTCTCTGAGATGACTGATTTTGCCACCTTACCCAATAAACGTGGTAACGGGTATGCCCTCCACTTACTTGCATTCCTGGAGGATGAGCTCAGAAAGAGAGGAATTCTCACAGCCTACACCATTGCAAGGGCTGTCTCGCCTGGGATGAATATCACCTTCTCCAAGGCTGGCTACACCTATGGAGGCAGATTACACAACAATACCAATATAGCAGGAAATATCGAGAGTATGAATGTATGGTACAAGAGTTTGGTTTGA
- a CDS encoding sodium:solute symporter family protein, with protein sequence MNITITLIVVLYMLMMLGIGYYSSKRISSNADFMVAGRRLGPLLMAGTLAATEIGGGSSLGVVANAYGNWGMSAAWYIIAMGFAFMILIPLAPKFRSTSVKTVPEYFRRRYDKFSGAFSAIVMMMALVGLTAGQFKASASILEVMLGIDYTTSLIIVTIVITVYAVMGGLWSVTLTDFIQVFLIVIGMVIAVPFALKLAGGWATVKQTVPAEHFSLTEGIGGWGQIIGFVIMYVATFSVGQEAVSRYYAARDGKAAVQGSIIAAIVNFLFAFIPVILGLTMLSLFNQNMLDGNVVDALSNNSRYALPALAVATMPAVVTGILFAGIISATMSSADSDLLGAGSIFGNDLYKVFIHKGASSAQVMRVTKITMVVIALFSLITALVADNILTLLAFSFTLRAAGTFVPYVMGHFWKKSSSAGSTASILSGSIVFFLMDKGFIPSIPGLNNIIPGLLVSLVAFLIFSKAFPPKSESFDLLYEED encoded by the coding sequence ATGAATATCACCATCACGCTCATCGTTGTTTTGTACATGCTTATGATGTTGGGAATCGGGTACTACTCCTCAAAGCGGATTAGTTCAAATGCTGACTTCATGGTTGCTGGAAGAAGACTTGGTCCTCTCCTGATGGCCGGGACCTTGGCTGCTACGGAAATCGGTGGAGGGTCCTCTCTCGGTGTTGTTGCCAACGCATATGGGAATTGGGGCATGAGCGCTGCGTGGTATATCATAGCCATGGGATTCGCTTTCATGATCCTTATCCCGCTTGCTCCGAAGTTCCGTTCCACCTCGGTAAAAACGGTTCCCGAGTATTTCAGAAGACGCTATGACAAGTTTAGTGGAGCTTTCAGTGCAATTGTCATGATGATGGCACTGGTTGGATTGACTGCTGGGCAGTTCAAGGCTTCTGCTTCAATTCTTGAGGTCATGCTTGGGATTGACTACACAACCAGCCTGATCATTGTAACCATTGTTATTACCGTCTATGCAGTCATGGGTGGTCTCTGGTCTGTCACCCTCACAGACTTCATTCAGGTTTTCCTGATTGTTATCGGTATGGTCATAGCCGTTCCCTTTGCGCTCAAACTGGCTGGCGGCTGGGCAACCGTCAAACAAACGGTTCCTGCTGAACACTTCAGCCTCACAGAAGGTATTGGGGGCTGGGGCCAGATCATTGGCTTTGTAATCATGTACGTAGCCACCTTCTCCGTTGGCCAGGAAGCGGTCTCCCGCTACTATGCAGCACGTGACGGAAAAGCCGCTGTACAAGGCTCAATCATTGCAGCAATCGTCAACTTCCTCTTTGCATTCATCCCAGTAATTCTTGGTCTTACCATGCTCAGTTTGTTCAACCAGAATATGCTAGACGGGAATGTTGTTGATGCACTTTCAAACAACAGCCGCTATGCACTTCCTGCTCTGGCAGTAGCCACCATGCCAGCAGTGGTAACCGGCATTCTCTTTGCCGGTATCATCAGTGCAACAATGAGCTCGGCAGACAGTGACTTGCTCGGTGCAGGTTCCATCTTCGGCAACGATCTGTACAAGGTATTCATCCATAAGGGAGCCTCAAGCGCGCAGGTGATGAGGGTGACCAAGATCACCATGGTTGTTATTGCTCTGTTCAGCCTGATTACCGCTCTGGTAGCTGACAATATCCTCACCCTCCTGGCCTTCTCCTTCACCCTGAGAGCAGCAGGTACCTTCGTGCCCTATGTTATGGGTCACTTCTGGAAAAAGTCCTCCAGTGCAGGTTCCACTGCATCGATACTCAGTGGAAGTATCGTATTCTTCCTGATGGACAAAGGCTTCATCCCTTCCATCCCGGGACTGAACAATATTATTCCCGGCTTGTTGGTGAGCCTGGTGGCTTTCCTAATTTTCAGCAAGGCATTCCCTCCAAAGAGTGAGTCATTCGACCTGCTCTATGAAGAGGACTGA
- a CDS encoding diaminopropionate ammonia-lyase, which translates to MTGTHQEISYIVREPRQKNTRLAEELFSMKQAQCSRRFHRQIPGYRMSPLQGLPNLAAMFGVGGIWTKDESSRLQLNSFKVLGGSFALYRYLQKLLGLSGSDTSFEYLASQEVKDKIGDLTFASATDGNHGRGIAWAAKRLGFKCVIYVHSETSIRRIDAIKSNGAKVVIVDGNYDDAVRQVAVDAEANGWTIISDTSWDNYTEIPTWIMQGYLTLLAETQEQFTGVGIVKPTHLFIQAGVGALAASVIGFYHALFGQDAPKCIVVEPDKAPCIYESALAGDGKPHSVGGALDTIMAGLACGDPSPIAWEILNEDADAFIKVPDYVAAKGMRMYATPLNGDPLIISGESGAVTLGAFASIMQYPGLKDLKEGLGLDEESQVLFINTEGNTDPIHFRQIIWEGANPVPKEFWHNL; encoded by the coding sequence ATGACCGGTACACATCAGGAAATATCGTACATTGTTCGTGAGCCCCGCCAGAAGAACACCCGCCTGGCTGAGGAACTCTTTTCCATGAAACAAGCCCAGTGCTCCCGCCGATTCCATCGGCAGATTCCAGGATACAGAATGAGTCCACTGCAGGGGCTGCCCAATCTGGCAGCAATGTTCGGTGTAGGCGGCATCTGGACCAAGGATGAGTCAAGCCGCTTGCAGTTGAATAGTTTCAAGGTCTTGGGGGGATCCTTTGCCCTGTACCGATATCTCCAGAAGTTGCTGGGGCTCTCAGGGTCTGATACTTCTTTTGAGTATCTTGCCAGCCAGGAAGTCAAGGACAAGATTGGTGATCTTACTTTTGCCAGTGCCACCGACGGTAATCACGGACGTGGTATTGCTTGGGCGGCAAAACGTCTGGGATTCAAGTGTGTGATCTATGTTCACTCCGAAACCAGTATTCGTCGTATTGATGCGATCAAGAGCAATGGTGCCAAGGTCGTGATCGTAGATGGAAACTATGATGACGCCGTACGACAGGTTGCTGTAGATGCAGAGGCGAACGGTTGGACCATCATCAGTGACACAAGCTGGGACAATTATACCGAAATCCCCACTTGGATTATGCAGGGCTATCTTACCTTGCTTGCAGAAACCCAGGAGCAGTTCACCGGTGTGGGTATTGTGAAGCCGACCCATCTTTTCATCCAGGCTGGTGTTGGTGCCTTGGCGGCCTCTGTGATCGGGTTCTATCATGCGCTCTTTGGTCAGGATGCACCGAAATGCATCGTGGTTGAGCCGGACAAAGCACCCTGCATCTATGAAAGTGCGCTAGCCGGGGATGGGAAACCTCACTCTGTCGGTGGCGCGCTCGATACCATTATGGCCGGGCTTGCTTGTGGAGACCCGAGTCCCATCGCATGGGAGATACTCAACGAAGATGCTGATGCTTTCATCAAGGTTCCTGATTATGTAGCCGCAAAGGGGATGAGAATGTATGCAACGCCGCTCAATGGCGACCCCCTCATCATCAGTGGAGAGAGTGGGGCTGTGACGCTCGGCGCCTTTGCGTCTATCATGCAATATCCTGGACTCAAGGATTTGAAGGAAGGTCTTGGGTTGGATGAGGAAAGTCAGGTGCTTTTCATCAATACAGAGGGTAATACCGATCCGATCCACTTCCGCCAGATTATCTGGGAAGGTGCCAATCCTGTTCCCAAGGAATTTTGGCACAACCTGTAG
- a CDS encoding FAD:protein FMN transferase — MKYRIPFLLIVLIGISLLFVSCDKPAPEPESQSFLMLGTVCKITIYDHPSEEAFSASFERIREIENHMSLHTDTSEIALVNANAGKESVQVSPDTFAVIEKALQIARLSGGAFDPTIAPLVQAWDIGGENARRPPDEEIATLLPLVDYTKVELNAETYEVYLPEAGMALDLGGIAKGYAADEVKQILLDHGVNKAIVNLGGNVLTLGRKPDGSLWRIGIQDPDDGRGAYVMIVELDDTSLVTSGPYERFLEFEGETYHHILDTRTGFPVESDFTSVSIITQSSFLADALSTSVYALGYEKGMNLINSLEGVQAVFLTDEKEVVLSKKASNGELDYSLTDETYRIKE, encoded by the coding sequence ATGAAATACCGAATACCGTTCCTCTTAATAGTTCTCATAGGGATCTCCTTATTGTTTGTTTCCTGCGACAAACCTGCGCCTGAACCAGAGTCGCAGAGTTTTCTCATGCTGGGAACCGTCTGTAAGATTACCATCTACGACCACCCCAGCGAGGAAGCGTTCTCTGCTTCCTTTGAACGTATCAGGGAGATTGAGAACCATATGAGCCTGCATACAGACACCAGTGAGATTGCCCTGGTCAACGCCAATGCAGGAAAGGAGTCCGTACAGGTCTCTCCTGATACCTTTGCAGTAATCGAGAAAGCACTGCAGATAGCCCGCCTGAGTGGGGGAGCATTCGACCCAACCATCGCCCCTCTGGTACAGGCCTGGGACATTGGTGGGGAAAATGCGAGAAGACCACCCGATGAGGAGATTGCAACCTTGCTTCCCTTGGTTGACTACACCAAGGTTGAGCTTAATGCAGAAACATATGAAGTATATCTGCCAGAGGCGGGTATGGCCCTCGACCTCGGCGGTATCGCCAAAGGCTATGCAGCTGATGAGGTGAAGCAAATACTGCTTGATCATGGAGTCAATAAAGCCATCGTGAATCTCGGGGGGAATGTCCTGACGTTGGGAAGAAAACCCGATGGATCTCTCTGGAGAATTGGGATTCAGGATCCAGATGATGGCCGGGGTGCCTATGTGATGATCGTGGAGTTGGATGATACCTCCTTGGTGACCAGCGGACCGTATGAACGATTCCTGGAGTTCGAAGGGGAAACGTATCATCATATTCTCGACACCAGAACTGGTTTTCCTGTGGAGAGTGATTTCACCAGCGTAAGTATCATCACCCAAAGTTCTTTCCTCGCAGATGCACTTTCCACCAGTGTCTATGCCTTGGGATATGAGAAAGGCATGAACCTGATCAACAGCCTTGAAGGCGTACAAGCAGTATTCCTCACTGATGAGAAGGAAGTGGTACTCAGCAAAAAAGCATCTAATGGTGAGCTTGATTACTCCCTGACAGATGAAACGTATCGTATAAAAGAGTAG
- a CDS encoding nucleoside 2-deoxyribosyltransferase gives MNPYAGYGLYIAGPQCFYERGYSMWHSYRKLAEYYGFTVVLPNDTPLDMTHDDLRDNAREIFANLQEVIQQTNIIIADLDLFRSSEPDCGTLFELGMVHGAGGLLYGFTRDKRSMAIKNQFAYLHQGSIYAQGGEPHPYADLPYAPSLTASTKIVEGSFDDCLQMVMSDLDERRKKGIKPPAFVSLPSQNEGKTRVFLSGPDRYRQNAEELYQVMKELCAQSGFVGISPLDGLSDLNDVVDPYERAYRMWTHSQELLASCDIFLGDLQDYHGWEPLNDTAFEAGLAWRLGKRCFCYMPDTRIMRDRIPNIDGLDVAGNIVENFNFPVNLMFSASMPILEGDLEAVLSQLSAHLG, from the coding sequence ATGAATCCATACGCAGGATACGGTCTCTATATTGCAGGACCACAATGTTTCTATGAACGGGGTTACAGTATGTGGCATTCGTACAGGAAACTGGCTGAATATTATGGTTTTACTGTGGTTCTTCCCAACGATACACCACTGGATATGACGCATGACGACCTACGGGATAATGCAAGGGAAATTTTTGCAAATCTCCAGGAGGTAATCCAACAAACAAATATCATCATTGCTGATTTGGACCTATTCAGGAGCAGTGAACCTGATTGTGGAACGCTCTTTGAATTAGGGATGGTGCATGGTGCTGGAGGGCTTTTGTATGGGTTTACCCGTGATAAACGCTCAATGGCTATCAAGAATCAATTTGCATATCTGCATCAAGGTAGTATCTACGCTCAAGGTGGTGAGCCTCATCCCTATGCTGATCTTCCCTATGCTCCAAGCCTCACTGCTTCCACAAAAATTGTTGAAGGCTCATTTGACGACTGTTTGCAAATGGTAATGAGTGACTTGGATGAAAGAAGAAAAAAGGGAATAAAGCCCCCAGCCTTTGTTTCCCTACCCAGTCAGAATGAAGGGAAAACACGAGTGTTTCTCTCTGGACCTGATCGATATCGACAGAATGCAGAGGAACTATATCAAGTAATGAAGGAACTCTGTGCACAGTCTGGTTTTGTCGGTATTTCACCATTGGATGGATTGTCAGACCTCAATGATGTTGTCGATCCTTATGAAAGAGCCTACAGAATGTGGACGCATTCCCAGGAATTGCTCGCCTCATGTGACATTTTTCTGGGAGATTTGCAAGACTACCATGGGTGGGAGCCTCTTAACGATACTGCTTTCGAGGCAGGTTTGGCTTGGAGACTGGGAAAGCGATGCTTTTGTTATATGCCTGATACAAGAATCATGCGAGATCGTATTCCCAACATTGACGGATTGGATGTTGCAGGGAATATTGTAGAGAACTTCAATTTTCCAGTTAATTTGATGTTCAGTGCATCAATGCCTATTCTTGAAGGAGATTTGGAAGCGGTCTTGTCACAGCTGTCAGCGCACTTAGGCTGA